A genomic segment from Streptomyces sp. NBC_01233 encodes:
- a CDS encoding SGNH/GDSL hydrolase family protein, whose product MRLSRFAALTSSVLLAAGAALFGAPQASAAADFGYVALGDSYSSGVGAGNYDSASGNCKRTSRAYPALWAAAHSPQTFSFAACSGARTGDVLAGQLGPLNSGTDLVSITIGGNDAGFSDVMTTCVLQSESTCVSRVNQAKAYVDSTLPGQLDQVYNAIDSRSPAARVVVLGYPRFYKLNGTCTTGLTEGERAAINGAADYLNAAIAKRAADHGFTFASVAGAFTGHEICSGNAWLHSVNWLNIGESYHPTAAGQSGGYLPVFTNAA is encoded by the coding sequence ATGAGACTGTCGCGCTTCGCTGCCCTCACCTCCTCCGTCCTACTCGCCGCGGGCGCCGCCCTGTTCGGCGCCCCCCAGGCCTCCGCCGCCGCCGACTTCGGCTACGTCGCCCTCGGCGACTCGTACTCCTCCGGCGTCGGCGCCGGCAACTACGACAGCGCCAGTGGCAACTGCAAGCGCACCTCCCGCGCCTACCCGGCCCTGTGGGCCGCCGCCCATTCCCCCCAGACCTTCTCCTTCGCCGCCTGCTCGGGCGCTCGTACGGGTGATGTCCTCGCCGGCCAGCTCGGCCCGCTCAACTCCGGCACCGACCTGGTCAGCATCACCATCGGCGGCAACGACGCCGGATTCTCCGACGTCATGACGACCTGTGTGCTCCAGTCCGAATCCACCTGCGTGAGCCGCGTGAACCAGGCCAAGGCCTACGTGGACTCCACCCTCCCCGGCCAGCTCGACCAGGTGTACAACGCCATCGACAGCCGCTCGCCCGCCGCCCGTGTCGTCGTCCTCGGCTATCCCCGCTTCTACAAGCTGAACGGCACCTGCACCACCGGCCTGACCGAGGGCGAACGCGCCGCCATCAACGGCGCCGCCGATTACCTCAACGCCGCCATCGCCAAACGCGCCGCCGACCACGGCTTCACCTTCGCCTCGGTCGCCGGAGCCTTCACGGGCCACGAGATCTGCTCCGGCAACGCGTGGCTGCACAGCGTCAACTGGCTGAACATCGGCGAGTCGTACCACCCGACCGCCGCCGGACAGTCCGGCGGCTACCTGCCCGTCTTCACCAACGCGGCCTGA
- a CDS encoding serine/threonine-protein kinase: MTRGRRGTHSGGRVSEQSNSDRVVSGRYRLLEPIGRGGMGVVWRARDEVLARDVAVKEVRAPAGLDPAELQRMYRRLEREAWAAARVSHRGVVTVYDVASEDGRPWIVMELVRGLSLADVLEAEGPMAPQRAAHIGEQVLAALRSAHDAGVLHRDVKPGNVLIANDGRVVLSDFGIASLEGSSAITMTGEVVGSPEFLAPERALGRDPGPGSDLWSLGVMLYAAVEGVTPFRQATPLDTLRAVVDAELPPARRAGPLEPVLEGLLRKDPAERLPAAEAARMLRVVGAGGAVRASGGPVSGPDAPTATAHHGHEARGGGAPAGQGGFGTHGAPAGPYGQPAPPAPGPGPGPVEGGGRAGLVLSAGIALLALALVALVWVLLKDHGDTDGRGGGAGAPSGAATTARTVTTGPSATASASPSASASASASAAAGQHVSVYVDVVRSTYTGSCPPPGERAPAFTATVEVERIPVVLEYRWVTRSGRTSGPGWQPVTYEAAGPRSRRLEHFELTHVPDASFEDAVRLEVRRPAEVTTQWVATSVTCRKETPTAGTSSPAASASPPSPTASAAASPAAGRADQAALVKTGR; encoded by the coding sequence ATGACGCGCGGGCGCAGGGGAACGCACTCGGGGGGCCGCGTGAGTGAGCAATCGAACTCCGATCGTGTCGTTTCGGGCCGGTACCGGCTGCTGGAACCGATCGGCCGCGGCGGCATGGGCGTCGTGTGGCGGGCCCGGGACGAGGTGCTGGCCCGCGACGTGGCCGTCAAGGAGGTACGGGCACCCGCCGGACTGGATCCCGCCGAACTGCAGCGCATGTACCGGCGGCTGGAGCGGGAGGCCTGGGCCGCGGCCCGGGTCTCGCACCGCGGGGTCGTCACCGTCTACGACGTGGCGTCCGAGGACGGGCGGCCCTGGATCGTGATGGAGCTGGTGCGCGGGCTCTCGCTGGCCGACGTACTGGAGGCGGAGGGGCCGATGGCCCCGCAGCGCGCCGCCCACATCGGGGAACAGGTGCTGGCCGCACTGCGCTCCGCGCACGACGCCGGGGTGCTGCACCGGGACGTGAAGCCGGGCAACGTGCTGATCGCCAATGACGGCCGGGTGGTGCTCAGTGACTTCGGGATCGCGAGCCTGGAGGGCTCCTCCGCAATCACCATGACGGGCGAGGTGGTCGGCTCACCCGAATTCCTGGCGCCCGAGCGGGCGTTGGGGCGCGATCCGGGACCCGGGTCGGACCTGTGGTCGCTCGGGGTCATGCTCTACGCCGCCGTCGAGGGGGTCACGCCGTTTCGGCAGGCCACCCCGCTGGACACCCTGCGGGCCGTGGTGGACGCGGAGTTGCCGCCGGCCCGCCGGGCCGGGCCGCTGGAGCCCGTACTGGAGGGGCTGCTGCGCAAGGATCCGGCCGAGCGGCTGCCCGCGGCGGAGGCGGCCCGGATGCTGCGGGTGGTGGGCGCGGGCGGGGCCGTACGGGCCTCCGGCGGGCCGGTGTCGGGCCCGGACGCGCCGACGGCCACCGCGCACCACGGGCACGAGGCGCGGGGCGGCGGGGCGCCGGCGGGCCAGGGGGGCTTCGGCACGCACGGCGCGCCGGCGGGACCGTACGGTCAGCCCGCGCCGCCGGCGCCCGGACCGGGACCCGGACCGGTGGAAGGCGGGGGCCGGGCCGGACTGGTGCTGTCCGCCGGCATCGCGCTACTGGCGCTCGCCCTGGTCGCGCTGGTGTGGGTGCTGCTGAAGGATCACGGGGACACGGACGGCCGCGGAGGCGGCGCGGGCGCTCCGTCGGGCGCGGCGACCACCGCCCGGACCGTCACCACGGGCCCCTCGGCCACTGCGTCCGCCTCGCCGTCGGCTTCGGCCTCGGCTTCCGCCTCGGCCGCCGCGGGTCAGCACGTCTCGGTGTACGTCGACGTCGTGCGCTCCACCTACACCGGCAGCTGTCCGCCGCCCGGGGAACGCGCGCCCGCCTTCACCGCCACCGTCGAGGTGGAGCGGATCCCGGTGGTACTGGAGTACCGCTGGGTCACGCGGAGCGGGCGGACCTCCGGTCCCGGCTGGCAGCCCGTCACGTACGAGGCGGCCGGGCCGCGGAGCCGGCGGCTGGAGCACTTCGAGCTCACGCACGTCCCGGACGCGTCCTTCGAGGACGCGGTCCGGCTGGAGGTGCGGAGGCCGGCGGAGGTGACCACCCAGTGGGTGGCCACCTCCGTGACGTGCAGGAAGGAGACCCCGACGGCCGGGACCTCCTCCCCTGCGGCGAGTGCGTCACCGCCCTCGCCGACGGCGAGTGCCGCGGCGAGCCCCGCGGCCGGCCGGGCGGATCAGGCCGCGTTGGTGAAGACGGGCAGGTAG